In Phragmites australis chromosome 17, lpPhrAust1.1, whole genome shotgun sequence, the following are encoded in one genomic region:
- the LOC133896881 gene encoding GDP-fucose transporter 1-like, giving the protein MAGLRRVSNGRPRQVCTTRISPKARLHLRFPITSPRFFMFQPKYEKYLGLIGELAMDLTSVGDVVPEILEANSSLKMELELVEKDLLAMRNIAYHVKGVEARTVLSHDKAILCYEQPCDRVCSVLKFALNHQQIYRDKVQLPWPPNCSTVLDICCSCLDPRKADTTFRKQPCPLKFTFLSLVVILGGAVGYVMTDPAFSLTAWALAYLVIITTETVYIKHIVTNLGLNTWGFVLYNNLLSLMLAPIFWFVKGEHKSVLAAIESRGEGWFHLDALVTVALSCVFGYLISFFGFAARKAVSATAFTVTGVVNKFLTVPINVLIWDKHATAFGLVCLLFTIVGGALYQQSVTTKGNSAAQHGPVPEQPKDDNHSNDFDEQKQSLVSSVKQSNA; this is encoded by the exons ATGGCGGGTTTGCGCCGAGTGAGCAACGGGCGCCCACGACAGGTCTGCACCACCAGGATCTCCCCCAAAGCTCGTCTCCACCTGAGGTTCCCCATCACTAGTCCAAG ATTTTTTATGTTTCAACCAAAGTACGAGAAGTATCTTGGCTTGATTGGAGAGTTGGCCATGGACTTGACCTCAGTTGGAGATGTCGTGCCTGAGATCCTGGAAGCAAACAGTAGCTTGAAGATGGAATTGGAACTAGTGGAGAAGGATTTGCTTGCCATGAGGAACATAGCATATCATGTGAAAGGTGTTGAAGCCAG AACAGTCTTGTCTCATGACAAAGCAATACTATGCTACGAGCAGCCTTGTGATAGGGTATGCTCTGTGCTCAAGTTTGCTCTCAATCATCAACAAATATACCGTGACAAAGTTCAGTTACCCTGGCCTCCTAACTGTTCTACAGTACTTGACATCTGCTGCTCGTGTTTGGATCCTAGGAAAG CTGACACAACTTTCCGGAAACAGCCATGTCCTTTAAAGTTCACATTCTTATCCCTTGTGGTCATCTTGGGAGGAGCAGTTGGCTATGTGATGACAGATCCAGCATTCAGCCTCACAGCGTGGGCGCTTGCCTATCTGGTGATCATAACAACTGAGACGGTGTACATCAAGCACATTGTGACAAACTTGGGGCTAAACACTTGGGGTTTTGTGCTCTACAATAACCTTCTTTCGTTGATGCTGGCCCCGATATTCTGGTTTGTTAAAGGGGAGCACAAGTCCGTCCTTGCAGCGATTGAGTCAAGGGGTGAAGGCTGGTTTCATCTAGATGCCTTAGTCACAGTGGCATTGTCATGTGTGTTTGGGTATCTCATTAGTTTCTTTGGTTTCGCAGCAAGGAAGGCAGTCTCGGCCACAGCATTTACCGTGACCGGGGTTGTGAACAAGTTCCTCACTGTCCCTATCAATGTGCTGATCTGGGATAAGCACGCAACTGCATTCGGTTTGGTATGCTTGCTCTTCACTATTGTCGGCGGAGCACTCTATCAGCAATCAGTTACAACAAAAGGAAACTCAGCAGCACAACATGGTCCGGTGCCTGAGCAACCTAAGGATGACAATCATAGCAATGACTTTGATGAGCAGAAACAAAGCTTAGTTTCGTCTGTGAAGCAATCCAATGCATGA
- the LOC133897130 gene encoding probable protein phosphatase 2C 67: MAHQKREASSTGEDWASKRPRGADTATETERSGEAGASQETNGEMRGTCQKETGELADKCVAGEKAATNSKVSGEQEKVLTGIEADAAEDKGCRHTMEDAWVVLPDAALETPGNLRCAHFAIYDGHGGRLAAEYAQKHLHQNVIAAGLPRELMDVKAAKKAIIEGFRRTDESLLQESTKGNWQDGATAVCVWILGQTVVVANAGDAKAVLARSTSTNGEGVVDKTKSQLKAIVLTREHKAIFPQERSRIQKAGGSVGPNGRLQGRIEVSRAFGDRQFKKVGLIVTPDVHSFELTKKDHFIILGCDGLWGVFGPSDAVEFVQNQLKVTSSASLAVRRLVKEAVRERRCKDNCTAVLIVFKH, encoded by the exons ATGGCTCATCAGAAGCGTGAGGCCAGCTCCACCGGTGAAGATTGGGCATCCAAGCGCCCCAGAGGTGCCGACACTGCTACTGAAACGGAGCGCAGCGGAGAGGCCGGTGCTTCTCAAGAAACAAATGGTGAAATGAGAGGCACCTGCCAAAAGGAAACCGGAGAGCTGGCGGACAAATGTGTTGCGGGTGAGAAAGCTGCCACGAACTCGAAGGTTTCAGGTGAGCAAGAGAAGGTATTGACTGGCATCGAAGCTGATGCTGCGGAAGACAAGGGTTGCAGGCACACTATGGAGGACGCCTGGGTGGTGCTGCCCGATGCTGCCTTGGAAACTCCAGGAAACCTGAG ATGTGCCCATTTTGCGATATATGATGGGCATGGTGGCCGCTTGGCCGCAGAGTATGCACAGAAGCATTTGCATCAGAATGTCATCGCTGCAGGATTACCACGTGAGTTG ATGGACGTTAAAGCTGCAAAGAAGGCCATTATTGAAG GTTTTCGTAGAACGGATGAATCTTTACTGCAAGAAAGTACTAAAG GAAACTGGCAAGATGGTGCAACAGCTGTATGTGTTTGGATATTGGGACAGACG gTTGTAGTTGCGAATGCTGGAGATGCTAAAGCAGTATTGGCTCGTTCCACTTCAACTAATGGTGAAGGTGTGGTTGATAAAACCAAAAGTCAACTAAAGGCTATTGTTTTGACAAGAGAACATaaagccatctttccacaggaGCGCTCCCGAATCCAGAAG GCCGGAGGTTCTGTTGGTCCTAATGGAAGATTACAAGGTCGCATTGAAGTATCAAGAGCTTTTGGTGATCGTCAGTTTAAGAAG GTGGGATTAATTGTAACACCAGATGTCCACTCCTTTGAACTTACAAAGAAAGATCATTTCATCATTCTAGGATGTGATGGCTTATGGGGA GTATTCGGACCAAGTGATGCTGTTGAATTTGTTCAGAATCAGTTGAAG GTGACGTCTTCAGCCTCGCTTGCAGTGCGCCGCCTCGTGAAGGAAGCTGTTCGTGAAAGGCGATGCAAGGATAACTGCACTGCTGTTTTGATTGTCTTCAAGCACTAG